One Clostridium estertheticum DNA segment encodes these proteins:
- the rpmF gene encoding 50S ribosomal protein L32, translating to MGNPARKFSKGRRDSRRAQTFKLGLPGIVECPQCHDMKLAHRVCKNCGYYKNREVIVMEPK from the coding sequence ATGGGAAATCCAGCTAGAAAATTTTCTAAAGGTAGAAGAGATTCTCGAAGAGCGCAAACATTTAAACTTGGTTTACCAGGAATAGTTGAGTGTCCTCAGTGCCACGATATGAAACTTGCTCACAGAGTATGTAAAAACTGTGGTTATTACAAAAATAGAGAAGTTATTGTTATGGAACCAAAATAA
- a CDS encoding YceD family protein codes for MVIDVSELFSNKNTRKKIQLDLEKDKFFYDNEFVQFSKPVKLDLILKPIGDEIDLSGSIETELLLACSRCLETFSHSIHIELNEKLSKTLKSEDEDIIFINNDRLDLDEIVENNIISMLPIKKLCSKDCKGLCHQCGINLNHSTCKCANEDVDPRLAKLKELFLTD; via the coding sequence ATGGTAATAGATGTTTCAGAATTATTTAGTAATAAAAACACAAGGAAAAAAATTCAATTAGATTTAGAAAAAGATAAGTTTTTCTATGATAATGAATTTGTACAATTTTCTAAACCAGTTAAGTTAGATTTGATTTTAAAACCTATAGGTGATGAAATTGATTTATCTGGAAGTATTGAGACAGAACTATTGCTTGCTTGTTCTAGGTGTCTTGAGACCTTTTCACATTCAATACATATTGAATTAAATGAAAAACTGTCGAAAACTCTAAAGAGTGAAGATGAGGATATTATTTTTATTAATAATGATAGATTAGATTTAGATGAAATCGTGGAAAATAATATCATTTCTATGTTACCTATAAAAAAACTTTGTAGTAAAGATTGTAAAGGATTATGCCATCAGTGCGGAATTAATTTAAATCATAGTACATGCAAATGTGCAAATGAGGATGTTGATCCAAGGTTGGCAAAATTAAAAGAATTGTTTTTAACTGATTAA
- a CDS encoding acetate/propionate family kinase has protein sequence MKILVINCGSSSLKYQLINMENEECLALGLVERIGIEGSKLTQKASGVKYILEEPMKDHTDAIRLVLGALIEGEHGVIAELSEIGAVGHRIVHGGEKYAHSVIITDEVMRNLQECAKLAPLHNPANIIGINACSALMPKTPMVAVFDTAFHQTMPEVAYIYPLPYELYTQYAVRKYGFHGTSHNYVSAKAAKMMGKDIKDLKLITCHLGNGASVCAIKNGKSVDTSMGFTPLEGIAMGTRCGNIDPAIITYIMQELKLTIDETNDLMNKKSGVLGISGVSSDFRDIETAAWKEGNHRAQLALDIFTYKVKQYIGSYAATMGGVDAIIFTAGLGENSPETREDVCNGLEFLGAILDKSKNKVRGKAVELNTEDSKTKIFVIPTNEELVIARDTEALIK, from the coding sequence ATGAAAATATTAGTTATAAACTGCGGAAGTTCATCATTAAAGTATCAATTAATAAACATGGAAAACGAAGAATGCTTGGCCCTTGGTTTGGTAGAAAGAATAGGAATAGAAGGATCAAAATTAACTCAAAAGGCGAGTGGCGTGAAATATATTCTTGAAGAACCAATGAAAGACCACACAGATGCTATTAGATTAGTGCTTGGAGCTCTAATAGAGGGGGAACATGGTGTTATCGCAGAGTTATCTGAAATAGGCGCGGTAGGGCATAGAATCGTTCATGGTGGAGAAAAATATGCTCATTCTGTTATAATTACAGATGAAGTAATGAGGAACCTTCAAGAATGTGCAAAACTTGCACCACTTCACAACCCAGCTAATATAATTGGAATAAATGCTTGTAGCGCATTAATGCCAAAGACACCTATGGTAGCTGTATTTGATACTGCCTTCCATCAAACCATGCCAGAAGTTGCATATATATACCCACTTCCATATGAACTTTATACTCAGTATGCAGTTAGAAAATATGGATTCCACGGAACATCTCACAACTATGTTTCAGCAAAAGCTGCAAAAATGATGGGTAAAGACATAAAAGATCTAAAATTAATCACTTGTCACCTAGGAAATGGAGCAAGCGTTTGTGCTATAAAAAATGGTAAATCTGTAGATACAAGTATGGGATTCACACCACTTGAAGGAATAGCTATGGGAACTAGATGTGGAAATATAGATCCAGCTATAATAACTTATATAATGCAGGAATTGAAATTAACAATTGATGAAACAAATGATTTGATGAACAAAAAATCAGGGGTTCTGGGAATTTCTGGTGTTAGTAGTGACTTTAGAGACATAGAAACAGCTGCTTGGAAAGAGGGAAATCATAGAGCGCAGTTGGCACTTGATATATTTACCTATAAAGTTAAACAGTATATAGGTTCTTATGCTGCAACAATGGGTGGAGTAGATGCAATTATATTCACAGCTGGACTTGGTGAAAACTCTCCAGAAACAAGAGAAGACGTATGTAATGGACTAGAATTTTTGGGAGCAATTTTAGATAAATCAAAAAACAAGGTTCGTGGAAAAGCTGTAGAATTAAATACAGAAGATTCTAAGACTAAAATATTTGTTATACCAACAAATGAAGAATTAGTAATTGCAAGAGACACTGAAGCTTTAATAAAATAG
- the pta gene encoding phosphate acetyltransferase — MAFIEKICKMAKADVKIIALPEGEEERTIRASEIIKNNSIAEVILIGDSTVIKAKATQFGVNLSGIEIIDPKTSKKTEGYSKAFYELRKNKGMTLEKAAETLQDPMYFGTMMVKMNDADGLVSGAVHTTGDLLRPGMQIIKTAPGIKVVSSFFIMELPTNEYGEDGLLLFADCAVNPNPNAEELASIAISTADNAKCLCNFEPKVAMLSFSTMGSAKHELVDKVAKATEIAKNARPDLQIDGELQLDAAISPSVAKQKAPNSTVAGNANVLVFPDLQSGNIGYKLVQRFAGAEAIGPVCQGFAKPINDLSRGCSVQDIVNVVAVTAVQAQIQK, encoded by the coding sequence ATGGCGTTTATAGAGAAAATATGTAAAATGGCAAAAGCAGATGTGAAAATAATAGCACTTCCAGAAGGTGAGGAAGAAAGAACTATTAGGGCTAGTGAAATCATTAAAAATAATTCAATAGCTGAGGTAATATTAATAGGTGATTCAACTGTAATTAAAGCAAAAGCAACTCAGTTTGGAGTCAACCTTTCCGGGATTGAGATTATAGATCCAAAAACTTCTAAAAAAACTGAGGGCTATTCAAAGGCATTTTATGAATTAAGAAAAAATAAAGGAATGACACTGGAAAAAGCGGCAGAGACATTGCAAGATCCTATGTATTTTGGAACCATGATGGTTAAAATGAATGATGCAGATGGCTTAGTATCAGGAGCAGTACATACTACAGGAGATTTACTTAGACCTGGAATGCAAATTATTAAAACTGCACCAGGAATTAAGGTTGTTTCAAGTTTCTTTATAATGGAATTGCCAACCAATGAATATGGTGAAGATGGTCTGCTTTTATTTGCGGATTGTGCTGTTAATCCAAATCCTAATGCAGAGGAATTAGCGTCAATTGCTATAAGTACTGCAGATAATGCGAAATGTCTATGTAATTTTGAGCCTAAGGTTGCAATGTTATCTTTTTCAACTATGGGGAGTGCGAAGCATGAATTAGTTGATAAAGTTGCAAAAGCTACTGAAATTGCAAAAAATGCTAGACCAGATTTACAAATTGATGGAGAGCTTCAACTAGATGCAGCTATATCTCCTAGTGTAGCAAAACAAAAGGCACCAAATAGTACTGTAGCTGGAAATGCCAATGTATTAGTATTCCCAGATTTACAATCTGGAAATATTGGGTACAAATTAGTACAAAGATTTGCGGGTGCAGAAGCTATAGGACCAGTTTGTCAAGGGTTTGCTAAACCAATAAATGATTTATCAAGAGGTTGCAGTGTGCAAGATATAGTTAATGTTGTTGCAGTAACTGCAGTTCAAGCTCAAATTCAAAAATAA
- a CDS encoding nucleotidyltransferase — protein MNISGIIVEYNPLHNGHVYHINKTKELTNCDALICVMSGNFAQRGIPSIIDKWTKTKMALNNGVDLVIELPAIYSISSADFFSYGSVSLLNSLGIVDNICFGSEQGDIKDICDISNILLKEPIEFKSLLKTYLSKGIVYPKARANALYDYLINSKNHISNLLLDDFLKSPNNILGIEYCKSLIKLNSSITPYTLKREGAAYNSNMLHNEFSSATAIRRFIKENGSLSALEGHVPNSVLAEMLNLYSKNYEFPFEDSMFPYIKHKSATSRNSLVNLPDVSEGLDNKIIKSLQNNLSYSSTLENIKSKRYTYTRISRILCQYFIGFDSFDSQNLRSLPCPYARVLGFNSNGKSILKSIKSNSSIPLYTKIPKDQNATLQLDIQSTRAYSILNSSISPNSDYLISPIIVD, from the coding sequence ATGAATATTTCAGGTATAATTGTTGAATATAATCCACTGCATAACGGTCACGTGTATCATATTAATAAAACCAAAGAACTAACAAATTGCGATGCATTAATTTGTGTTATGAGCGGGAATTTTGCTCAACGTGGAATTCCATCTATTATAGATAAATGGACAAAGACTAAAATGGCTTTAAACAATGGAGTAGATTTAGTAATAGAGCTACCAGCTATTTACAGTATTTCTTCAGCAGATTTTTTTTCCTATGGCTCTGTAAGTCTCCTAAATAGCTTAGGCATAGTTGATAATATTTGTTTTGGTAGCGAGCAAGGGGATATAAAGGACATATGCGATATTTCCAATATACTGCTTAAAGAGCCTATTGAATTTAAATCATTATTAAAAACTTATTTATCCAAAGGTATTGTTTACCCAAAAGCCCGAGCTAATGCACTTTATGATTATTTAATAAATTCAAAAAATCACATATCAAACTTATTATTAGATGATTTTCTCAAATCTCCTAATAATATACTAGGTATTGAGTATTGTAAAAGCTTAATAAAGTTAAATAGTTCAATTACACCCTATACACTAAAAAGAGAAGGTGCGGCCTATAACAGCAATATGCTACATAATGAATTTTCGAGTGCCACAGCTATAAGAAGGTTCATTAAAGAAAACGGTTCACTATCAGCACTAGAGGGTCATGTTCCAAATTCAGTATTAGCTGAAATGCTAAATTTATACTCAAAAAATTATGAATTTCCCTTTGAGGATTCCATGTTTCCGTATATAAAACATAAATCAGCTACATCAAGAAATTCATTAGTAAACTTACCAGATGTATCAGAGGGTCTCGATAATAAGATTATTAAATCTTTACAAAATAATTTAAGCTATTCTAGTACTTTAGAAAATATAAAAAGCAAACGGTACACCTATACCCGAATTAGCAGGATATTATGTCAATATTTTATAGGTTTTGATAGCTTCGATTCCCAAAATTTAAGATCACTGCCTTGCCCTTATGCTCGTGTTTTAGGATTTAATTCAAATGGAAAATCAATTCTAAAATCTATAAAATCGAATAGTAGCATTCCACTTTATACTAAAATCCCCAAAGATCAAAATGCTACCTTGCAATTAGATATTCAGTCTACAAGAGCTTACAGCATATTAAATAGCTCCATAAGTCCTAATAGTGATTATTTAATTTCCCCTATAATTGTAGATTAA
- the ylbJ gene encoding sporulation integral membrane protein YlbJ, whose amino-acid sequence MKLLLVIILLLIIFILFKLFKTLNINILITIICSLVILQIILAPNICIKYTISGAKLFFNAVFPSLFPFLVIINIIISYDGIHIYSKLLGNIISRPLKLTKECNFALLISVLCGYPLGARYTCDLYEKDLIDLNTCERLLNIATNSSPLFIIGSVGASMMLSAKIGYILLISNLLSCMFMGFIIPSKNSLYKIKNKNGDSPKRAVTTMNIGIIFKNSIEDALKNSLNIGGFIVVFSVITGIIKDNVLFHIVLNKFSLIIGLSSNFTEGLLLGLLEVTNGCYLVASSNSNLYVKLPILSFLIAFSGLSIISQVYSYTYKHDVSMTKYIARKFIQGIISSIFTIILYFAFLQTSSVFTFNNMNLYSGSNLYFLILLILFIPLLLVNIIKLFHTS is encoded by the coding sequence TTGAAGTTACTATTAGTTATAATATTACTTCTCATAATATTCATATTGTTTAAACTATTTAAAACCTTGAATATAAATATTTTAATAACAATAATTTGTTCACTTGTTATTCTTCAAATAATATTAGCACCAAATATTTGTATAAAGTACACTATATCTGGTGCTAAATTGTTTTTCAACGCTGTTTTTCCTTCTCTTTTCCCATTTTTAGTTATAATAAATATTATAATAAGCTACGATGGCATTCATATTTATTCTAAACTATTAGGCAATATAATTAGTAGACCTTTAAAACTAACCAAAGAATGTAACTTTGCACTGTTAATTAGTGTATTATGCGGTTATCCCTTAGGCGCACGCTACACTTGTGATTTATACGAAAAAGATTTAATTGATTTAAATACCTGTGAAAGATTACTAAATATAGCTACTAATTCTAGCCCTCTTTTTATTATAGGTTCAGTAGGAGCATCCATGATGTTAAGTGCTAAAATTGGTTATATATTATTAATTTCTAATCTTCTATCCTGCATGTTTATGGGCTTTATTATTCCCTCAAAAAATTCTCTTTATAAAATTAAAAATAAAAATGGTGATTCCCCTAAAAGGGCAGTCACCACTATGAATATTGGTATAATATTTAAAAACAGTATTGAAGATGCCCTAAAAAATTCCTTAAATATAGGTGGTTTTATAGTAGTCTTCTCTGTAATTACCGGAATAATTAAAGACAATGTGCTATTTCACATTGTCCTTAATAAGTTTTCTTTAATAATTGGTCTTTCTTCGAATTTTACAGAAGGTTTATTATTAGGGTTACTCGAGGTAACTAATGGATGCTATTTAGTAGCTTCTAGTAATTCAAATTTATATGTAAAACTTCCAATATTAAGTTTTTTAATTGCTTTTAGTGGTTTATCTATCATTTCTCAAGTTTATAGCTATACCTATAAACACGATGTATCAATGACAAAATACATTGCTAGAAAATTTATTCAAGGCATAATTTCTTCAATTTTTACAATAATTCTATATTTTGCTTTTCTTCAGACCTCATCTGTTTTTACCTTTAATAATATGAATTTATATAGCGGTAGTAATTTATACTTTTTAATCTTATTAATTTTGTTTATTCCATTACTACTTGTAAACATAATTAAACTATTTCATACTTCTTAA
- a CDS encoding ATPase, whose product MDVIKLLEYLQEIIESSSKIPVTGKSVINKKEILDIIDQIVNHLPDEFKKSQWICDEKERILVDAKKQAKIFEEETIDKIRRRVEKQDLVKEAQTRAEEIIAAAQRDAKIMRLGAKDYADEILSQLDKEIDLKGQQMLHKIKSDVQTFLISLQEEVTDTTTSIRENVKELRSMK is encoded by the coding sequence ATGGATGTTATAAAACTTTTAGAGTATCTTCAAGAAATTATTGAGAGTTCATCTAAAATACCTGTTACAGGTAAGTCTGTAATAAACAAAAAAGAAATATTGGATATAATTGATCAAATTGTAAATCACTTGCCAGATGAGTTTAAAAAGTCACAGTGGATCTGCGACGAAAAAGAGCGAATTCTTGTTGATGCAAAAAAACAAGCTAAAATTTTCGAGGAAGAGACCATTGACAAAATAAGAAGAAGAGTTGAAAAGCAAGACTTAGTTAAAGAAGCACAAACAAGAGCAGAAGAAATCATAGCTGCAGCCCAAAGAGATGCTAAAATTATGAGGCTAGGGGCTAAAGACTATGCTGATGAAATATTATCTCAATTAGATAAAGAGATTGATTTAAAAGGGCAACAAATGCTTCATAAAATCAAATCAGATGTTCAAACGTTTTTAATATCTCTTCAAGAAGAAGTTACTGATACCACAACTTCAATAAGAGAAAATGTTAAAGAATTAAGAAGTATGAAATAG